The Amylolactobacillus amylophilus DSM 20533 = JCM 1125 genome contains a region encoding:
- a CDS encoding nucleoside 2-deoxyribosyltransferase: MTKIYFANGLFSEQEARYNAYMVEQIRNEYPNVEVYLPQENASINDKNAYADSIAIAKGDTNELVASDLVVAVLDGVGLDAGVAAEIGLAFGKNIPVVGLYTDSRQQGATNQAKLEALQEVAESQFAYINLFVIGLIKQNGQVYSSSKDLVSGLRDYLK; this comes from the coding sequence GTGACGAAAATTTATTTTGCAAACGGTCTTTTTTCTGAGCAAGAAGCCCGTTATAACGCCTATATGGTCGAACAGATTAGAAATGAATATCCTAATGTAGAGGTCTACTTACCCCAGGAGAACGCCAGTATCAATGACAAGAACGCTTATGCAGACAGCATCGCTATCGCAAAAGGTGATACGAACGAGTTAGTAGCCAGTGATTTGGTGGTAGCGGTTCTGGACGGAGTAGGGCTTGATGCCGGTGTGGCGGCTGAGATTGGGCTAGCTTTCGGCAAAAACATCCCGGTGGTCGGTCTCTACACGGACTCACGGCAACAGGGGGCAACGAATCAGGCTAAGCTAGAGGCGTTACAGGAGGTAGCAGAGAGTCAGTTTGCATACATCAACCTCTTTGTGATTGGCTTAATCAAACAAAACGGTCAAGTATACAGTAGCAGCAAGGATTTAGTCTCTGGCTTACGGGATTATCTTAAATAA
- a CDS encoding aminoglycoside 6-adenylyltransferase — translation MRTKAEMRQLIFAVAEKLGVVRAIAANGSRVYKARSDEFTDFDIIYVVPDDQMQHLIDERGWLDEFGERIVMQTPMDLTPRPIDYTKRFNFLMLFTDGNRLDLGLVPESEIGAWAKADPIAQVLFDPAHILAGLELVQDDRRYFRKKPSQGFFFRRTNEFWWIGPYVVKGILRNQFFYAVDHYFDGILGEYLMQVEWRVAFEHDFQVNLGKNVGDLFSYLTVAEQDELRRFSNMSSLETVAQNMVEIQEQYQALAIQNAQQIGLDYDPTSGERVMEYTNTKLKKILEN, via the coding sequence ATGCGAACTAAGGCTGAGATGAGACAACTGATCTTTGCTGTGGCGGAGAAGCTTGGTGTTGTGCGGGCGATTGCTGCCAATGGCTCACGGGTCTATAAGGCAAGAAGTGATGAATTTACCGATTTCGACATCATTTATGTGGTGCCAGATGATCAGATGCAACATTTAATTGATGAGCGTGGTTGGCTTGATGAATTTGGGGAACGAATTGTAATGCAGACCCCGATGGATCTTACCCCAAGACCAATCGATTATACGAAGAGATTTAACTTCTTAATGCTGTTCACTGATGGCAATCGACTGGATTTGGGTCTGGTACCAGAATCTGAGATTGGTGCCTGGGCTAAAGCTGATCCAATTGCACAGGTGCTGTTTGATCCCGCACACATATTAGCCGGATTAGAGTTGGTCCAAGATGATCGGCGCTACTTCCGCAAGAAACCGTCCCAGGGCTTCTTCTTCCGGCGAACCAATGAATTCTGGTGGATTGGTCCGTACGTCGTTAAGGGAATATTGCGCAATCAATTTTTTTACGCCGTAGACCATTACTTCGACGGAATTCTGGGTGAGTACCTCATGCAGGTCGAATGGCGAGTAGCCTTCGAGCACGATTTCCAGGTTAACCTCGGCAAGAACGTGGGCGATCTCTTTTCGTACCTGACTGTAGCCGAGCAGGATGAGTTGCGGCGCTTTAGCAACATGTCGAGTCTAGAGACGGTGGCGCAGAATATGGTAGAGATCCAGGAACAGTACCAGGCCCTGGCAATCCAGAATGCACAACAAATCGGTTTGGACTATGATCCTACTTCTGGTGAGCGCGTGATGGAATATACTAATACTAAACTAAAGAAGATATTGGAGAATTAA
- a CDS encoding methylated-DNA--[protein]-cysteine S-methyltransferase has protein sequence MDLYSLTDSPLGTLLLRSDGENLTGIDFLTKELLSKIEQTAHLDANNELLSRTKDWLTDYFAGLEPDVSVLRTRTTGSEFAKVVWSEISQIPYGQTTTYRDIAVKCAKRLGQKSMSSQAVGGAIGRNPLVILVPCHRVLGQNRQLTGYSGGLDRKVKLLEHEGVAVANLKYPKR, from the coding sequence ATGGACTTATACAGCCTAACTGACTCACCGCTTGGCACACTGTTACTCCGCAGTGACGGTGAGAATCTGACCGGGATTGATTTCCTGACGAAAGAACTTTTGAGTAAGATTGAACAAACTGCGCACTTAGATGCTAATAACGAACTATTATCCCGAACTAAGGACTGGCTAACAGATTATTTCGCTGGCTTAGAACCGGATGTTTCTGTTCTGAGGACTAGGACAACAGGCAGCGAGTTTGCCAAAGTTGTGTGGTCCGAGATCAGTCAGATTCCTTATGGACAAACAACCACTTATCGGGATATCGCGGTCAAATGCGCCAAACGCCTGGGTCAAAAGTCGATGAGCTCACAGGCGGTAGGTGGAGCAATAGGAAGAAATCCACTTGTCATCCTAGTTCCCTGTCACCGGGTGCTGGGCCAAAATAGGCAACTTACCGGCTATAGTGGTGGGCTAGACAGGAAAGTTAAACTGTTAGAGCATGAGGGAGTAGCTGTTGCTAATTTAAAGTATCCAAAGAGGTAA
- a CDS encoding DUF1048 domain-containing protein — translation MENILKKLVGDKKEYSEYKARLAKLPHDYAVAYAAIERYIYNFAAGDGIMTVIYDGLGIFEQAAADNVPLKDVVGEDSVEFATELVNNYPEQMWIVKQQNKLRRTIKELE, via the coding sequence ATGGAGAATATTTTAAAGAAGTTGGTCGGAGATAAGAAGGAATATAGTGAATACAAGGCGAGATTGGCCAAGTTACCCCATGATTACGCGGTGGCTTATGCAGCTATTGAGCGCTATATTTACAATTTCGCAGCAGGTGATGGTATTATGACGGTAATCTATGATGGTTTAGGAATTTTCGAACAAGCTGCAGCGGACAATGTGCCACTGAAGGATGTCGTTGGCGAAGATTCGGTTGAATTTGCGACCGAATTAGTGAATAATTACCCCGAACAGATGTGGATTGTCAAGCAACAGAATAAGTTGAGAAGAACCATTAAAGAGCTTGAATAG
- a CDS encoding PadR family transcriptional regulator, producing MEGMTEILKGILEGVLLQTIKNKKATYGYEITSYLVSLGFDNLVEGTVYTVLLRLEKKGLVTIEKKKSDQGPMRKFYSLNEAGKAYLDDFWVKWDFIGTKLTQLRETH from the coding sequence TTGGAAGGAATGACCGAGATTCTAAAGGGCATACTAGAAGGTGTTCTATTACAGACAATCAAGAATAAGAAGGCAACCTATGGCTACGAAATTACCAGTTATCTGGTAAGCCTCGGCTTTGATAACCTGGTGGAGGGAACAGTATACACTGTTCTACTTAGGTTAGAGAAAAAGGGACTCGTGACCATTGAGAAGAAAAAGTCGGATCAGGGACCAATGCGTAAATTCTACTCATTGAATGAGGCTGGAAAGGCATATTTAGATGATTTCTGGGTGAAGTGGGATTTTATTGGTACTAAATTGACACAACTGAGGGAGACACATTAA
- a CDS encoding rhodanese-like domain-containing protein → MVESISSAEFLLLLQQGSVNVLDVREEDEYQQHHIPNAINFPVSEMGARVDELDQNELYYVICRSGSRSFTATEFLAQLHFNVINVLGGMNQIANEVA, encoded by the coding sequence GTGGTTGAGTCAATTTCTAGTGCAGAATTTTTACTTTTATTGCAGCAAGGCTCGGTCAACGTCCTTGATGTCCGCGAGGAAGACGAGTATCAACAACACCATATTCCAAACGCCATTAACTTTCCTGTGAGTGAAATGGGTGCTCGCGTTGATGAATTAGACCAAAACGAGTTGTACTACGTTATTTGTCGTTCTGGTAGTCGGTCCTTTACCGCAACGGAATTTCTGGCACAACTACACTTTAATGTGATTAACGTTTTAGGTGGCATGAACCAGATTGCAAATGAAGTTGCATAA
- a CDS encoding rhodanese-like domain-containing protein, which produces MSKQMSMSDFYENIFPSNPPIVDVREAPEFNSGHIPGSINIPIRDIVTYLGRIDSEQTYYFVAHTDHRSQVVTAFLASQEFDVVELVGGIKAWPGQLEQ; this is translated from the coding sequence ATGAGTAAGCAAATGTCCATGAGCGATTTTTACGAAAATATTTTTCCGAGCAATCCCCCAATAGTTGATGTCCGTGAGGCACCGGAGTTCAATTCTGGTCATATTCCGGGCTCAATTAACATTCCAATTCGTGATATTGTCACGTACTTGGGGAGAATAGATTCAGAGCAAACATATTATTTTGTCGCACACACTGACCATCGTTCACAAGTGGTGACGGCGTTCTTAGCTAGTCAAGAGTTTGACGTGGTTGAACTAGTTGGCGGTATTAAGGCTTGGCCAGGTCAGTTAGAGCAATAA